Proteins from a single region of Aythya fuligula isolate bAytFul2 chromosome 3, bAytFul2.pri, whole genome shotgun sequence:
- the KCNK3 gene encoding potassium channel subfamily K member 3 — translation MKRQNVRTLALIMCTFTYLLVGAAVFDALESEGETEERRRLEARSQELRSKYNLSAAGFRELEWVVLKLKPHKAGVQWKFAGSFYFAITVITTIGYGHAAPSTDGGKVFCMIYALLGIPLTLVMFQSLGERINTFVRYLLHRAKKCLGMRRAEVSMANMVAIGFFSCISTLCIGAAAFSYYERWSFFHAYYYCFITLTTIGFGDYVALQKDEALQNQPQYVAFSFVYILTGLTVIGAFLNLVVLRFMTMNAEDEKRDAEHRALLSRAGQGGGGGGGGGGGGRQGAETSPLGAPAASTVGMGLGGGGGGGGGGGGLRNVYAEVLHFQSMCSCLWYKSREKLQYSIPMIIPRDLSTSDTCVEQQSRSSPGRCPQTPSKRCFCGARRSAISSVSTGLHSLSAFQGLVKRRSSV, via the exons ATGAAGCGGCAGAATGTGCGCACGCTGGCGCTCATCATGTGCACCTTCACCTACCTGCTGGTGGGGGCCGCCGTTTTCGACGCCCTCGAGTCCGAGGGGGAGACGGAGGAGCGCCGGAGGCTGGAGGCGCGCAGCCAGGAGCTGCGGAGCAAGTACAACCTGAGCGCCGCCGGCTTCCGCGAGCTCGAGTGGGTCGTGCTCAAGCTCAAGCCGCACAAGGCCGGCGTGCAGTGGAAATTCGCCGGCTCCTTCTACTTCGCCATCACCGTCATCACCACCATAG GGTACGGCCACGCGGCCCCCAGCACGGACGGAGGGAAGGTTTTCTGCATGATCTACGCCCTGCTGGGCATCCCCCTCACCCTGGTGATGTTCCAGAGCCTGGGCGAACGCATCAACACCTTCGTCCGCTACCTCCTGCACCGCGCCAAGAAGTGCCTGGGCATGAGGCGGGCCGAGGTCTCCATGGCCAACATGGTCGCCATCGGCTTCTTCTCCTGCATCAGCACCCTGTGCATCGGGGCGGCCGCCTTCTCCTACTACGAGCGCTGGAGCTTCTTCCACGCCTACTACTACTGCTTCATCACCCTCACCACCATCGGCTTCGGGGACTACGTGGCCCTGCAGAAGGACGAGGCGCTGCAGAACCAGCCCCAGTACGTGGCCTTCAGCTTCGTCTACATCCTGACGGGGCTGACGGTCATCGGCGCCTTCCTCAACCTGGTGGTGCTGCGCTTCATGACCATGAACGCCGAGGATGAGAAGAGGGACGCCGAGCACCGGGCCCTGCTCAGCCGGGCCggccaaggaggaggaggaggaggaggaggaggaggaggaggaaggcagggagccGAAACGAGCCCCTTGGGTGCCCCAGCGGCATCCACGGTGGGCATGGGgttaggaggaggaggaggaggaggaggaggaggaggagggctgcgCAACGTCTACGCCGAGGTGCTCCACTTCCAGTCCATGTGCTCGTGCCTGTGGTACAAGAGCCGGGAGAAGCTGCAGTACTCCATCCCCATGATCATCCCCCGGGACTTGTCCACCTCGGACACATGCGTGGAGCAGCAGAGCCGTTCCTCGCCGGGCCGTTGCCCCCAGACCCCTTCCAAGCGCTGCTTCTGCGGCGCGCGGCGCTCGGCCATCAGCTCCGTCTCCACCGGCCTCCACAGCCTCTCGGCCTTCCAGGGGCTGGTGAAACGCCGCAGCTCCGTGtag